The Gammaproteobacteria bacterium DNA window ACTTTAAGAGGCTGGAGTACACACATAGCCCTTGGTGCGTTGTAATCTAAATTTTCACGTACGCAATTTTCTAGTACACCGACATCAATTTGTGAATCTTTTTTGGTTATCCCTATACGTTCACAAAAATCTCGAATCGCAGCTGCAGGATATCCGCGACGACGTAAGCCAGTAATAGTTGGCATTCGTGGATCATCCCAGCCTTCCACATGATTTTCATCGACAAGCTGATGTAATTTGCGTTTGCTGGTTATGGTGTAATCTAATGATAAGCGTGCAAACTCTATTTGCTGTGGATGGCATGGAGTTTTTATTGTGTCTAATATCCAGTCGTATAATGGTCTATGGTCTTCAAACTCTAGAGTGCAAAGAGAGTGGGTGATGCCTTCAATTGCATCAGAGAGACAATGTGCATAATCATACATGGGATAAATACACCACTCGTTATTGGTGCGATGGTGGTGTGCGTGTTTAATGCGATACAAAGCCGGGTCACGCATATTGATATTGGGTGAAGCCATATCAATTTTTGCGCGTAATACGCATTCACCTTCTTTGAATTCACCTTGGCGCATGCGTTTAAATAAGTCTAAGTTTTCTTCAACTGAGCGATTTCGGTAAGGGCTGTCTTTCCCTGCTTCAGTTAGAGTACCTCGGTAAGTTCTTACTTCTTCAGCGTTTAAATTGCAGATATAGGCTTTTTCTATCTCGATCAATTTCACTGCATATTGATATAGCTGCTCGAAATAGTCAGACGCAAATAATAAATTGCTCCAATTATGACCTAGCCAAGTGACATCGCGTTTAATTGACTCTACATACTCTTTATTTTCTTTATCAGGATTGGTGTCATCAAAACGTAAGTTACAATGGCCATTAAATTCTTGTGCAATTCCAAAATTCAAGCAAATAGATTTCGCATGACCAATATGTAAGTAACCATTGGGCTCTGGCGGAAATCTCGTCATTATAGACATTGAATTCTCTTCAATGTCTTTACGAATCCAGTTGCGAATAAAATTGTTAGAAGGTGTACTTGTCTCTTCTGTCATAGTCTTTTATATAGTTAATGCTTTATGGGTCTAGAGGTTCTACTGTTGCCTCTTTGAGTAATTCTTCTTTGGCCTTCTCTGCTGCTGCCGCTTCTTCTTCAGCAAGCTTTTCTGCGGCGATGCGTTCTGCCTCTTGTTCAGCTTCGACCGCCTTGGTTGTTGCGCTGGCAACTTCGCTGAAACACTTCTTGCTTTTGTTTCCCCCCATACTGTCAAAAGGTATGGCTAATACAGCAGGTCCAAGGGCAACAGTTGCAGCACTTTTTAAGAGTTTCTTA harbors:
- a CDS encoding glutamine--tRNA ligase/YqeY domain fusion protein; translation: MTEETSTPSNNFIRNWIRKDIEENSMSIMTRFPPEPNGYLHIGHAKSICLNFGIAQEFNGHCNLRFDDTNPDKENKEYVESIKRDVTWLGHNWSNLLFASDYFEQLYQYAVKLIEIEKAYICNLNAEEVRTYRGTLTEAGKDSPYRNRSVEENLDLFKRMRQGEFKEGECVLRAKIDMASPNINMRDPALYRIKHAHHHRTNNEWCIYPMYDYAHCLSDAIEGITHSLCTLEFEDHRPLYDWILDTIKTPCHPQQIEFARLSLDYTITSKRKLHQLVDENHVEGWDDPRMPTITGLRRRGYPAAAIRDFCERIGITKKDSQIDVGVLENCVRENLDYNAPRAMCVLQPLKVVIENYPEGQIEQLEASNHPKRPELGKRNISFSREIYIEQADFMEDPPKKFFRLGPGREVRLRYAYYITCTDVIKDTNGNIVELRCTYDPETRGGKSADGRKIKGTIHWVSVADAMPVQVKSYDRLFNTANPGASENMLDNLNPDSLEILDNCFAEASMSEVKAEQGYQFERNGYYTRDKQDSEDGKIVFNRTVTLRDTWAKLNK